The following proteins are co-located in the Oncorhynchus clarkii lewisi isolate Uvic-CL-2024 chromosome 30, UVic_Ocla_1.0, whole genome shotgun sequence genome:
- the LOC139389763 gene encoding claudin 5a: MVSAALEILGLGLCVIGSLLVMVVCGLPMWKVTAFIEANIVVAQTIWDGLWMSCVVQSTGQMQCKVHDSVLALGHDLQAARALTVISCVFGVLGLMVVIAGAQCTNCISAENVKTRVVNAGGVIYITSGLFVLVPLCWMANNIISDFYNPQVPASKKREIGAALYIGWAATALLLIGGALLCCSCPSDGNSGYSAKYSPTKRATPNGTGDYDKRNYV; encoded by the coding sequence ATGGTGTCCGCTGCACTGGAGATCCTTGGGCTGGGGCTGTGCGTCATTGGCTCGCTCCTGGTGATGGTGGTGTGCGGGCTGCCCATGTGGAAGGTAACGGCGTTCATCGAGGCCAACATTGTGGTGGCTCAGACCATCTGGGATGGGCTCTGGATGTCTTGTGTGGTGCAGAGCACCGGCCAGATGCAGTGCAAGGTGCACGACTCGGTCCTTGCGCTCGGCCACGACCTGCAGGCGGCGCGAGCCCTCACCGTCATCTCGTGTGTGTTTGGCGTGCTGGGGCTGATGGTGGTGATCGCAGGGGCGCAGTGCACCAACTGCATTAGCGCCGAGAACGTCAAAACCCGGGTGGTAAACGCCGGAGGGGTCATCTACATCACCAGTGGGTTGTTTGTGTTAGTTCCCCTCTGCTGGATGGCCAACAACATCATCTCTGACTTCTACAACCCACAGGTGCCTGCTTCCAAAAAGAGGGAGATCGGGGCCGCGCTCTACATCGGTTGGGCGGCCACGGCGCTCCTGCTGATCGGGGGCGCGCTACTCTGCTGCTCTTGTCCTTCTGACGGGAATTCGGGCTATTCGGCCAAATATTCCCCGACCAAACGGGCCACACCGAACGGGACCGGAGACTATGACAAAAGGAATTACGTGTAG